From the Pseudorasbora parva isolate DD20220531a chromosome 2, ASM2467924v1, whole genome shotgun sequence genome, the window AATGTTCAATATTAatttcatataaatatattctaaaaagtatattaatacttttattaagcaaggatgcattaaattgctcAAAAGTGAccgtaaagacatttatatacAACATATTTCAAATCTATGCTTTTCTCTTGAACTTtttttcatcaaagaatcctaaaaaaaaatgccacggttaccacaaaaatattaagcagcaggtttcaacattgataataataataataataataataataatctaaaaaaatgtcatttttgaagATCATGTGAtattgaagactggaaaaatgatgctgaaaatgcagctttgtatcacactttaatatataataaaacagaaaattgtttttttaaattgtaataatatttcacaatattaatgttactgtttttttaatcaaatagaTGCAGCgttggtgagcataaaatacATAAGCATAACATAATCTTACagacaaacttttgaatggtggagtaaataaaatacaaaacagaAAATTCTCTGAGTaatatttgctttttttttttttactcattaaCCAAACATGAATTAGTTTTATGGTTGGTCTAAAAGTTGATGTCACAACAGAACAGCTCTATTATATTGCATTAGAGCATATGTAAACCCCTCCATGTGGTGTGGTAAAGCTATAAATGTCTGTTTAGCAGGATGCAGTATGTCGGAGAGCAGGGACACATGGCTCTGTTGGGACACAGTCTGGCCGCATATATCTCTGTCCTGGAACGAGAAAGATTGAGAAAGCTGACCACCCGCATCCTGTCGGATACTACTCTTTGGCTCTGCAGGCTTTTCAAGTATGTTCTGTCTATGATCACGTGGTTTCAAGGGGGATTTCTTCTCCCTGTCATACAAAAACTTTTAAGTGATTCATAGAGATTTGTGTTAAAGAGCATTAATGATGCGCTCCACCTTTGGTTCATCTCAGCAAATTTTATTTGCAGTGTCTTAACTTAAAAAGCTTAGGGGGCAAAACATTGACCATTGACGTAGTCTATTGTTTCAGTGCAGTCCTATCACTTAACACAGCTGGGTCATTCTTTGAACTTTtagtgataaaaaaataaaaatattgtatgGTTTTACATTTTCTATCAAATATGTACAAATAATTTAAGGATATACTAATATGTTACCTAATATACtaatatgaaaataattataatctaTTGCAATGggcaataaattaaatgaaaaatctatattatttttgtctaaataaaaataaaactcttAACTTCTACTAGGGAATTTGGGTAATTTTgtaatgtacagtatgaaaatGGAATTTATTCTTTTTCATAGATATGAAAATGGCTCGGCATATTACCATGAAGATGACCGTGAGGGGCTGCTGAAGGTGTGTCGGCTAGTTATTAATACTCATTATGAGGAGTACGCTTCAGAGGGCTTTACAGTGCTGAGCTCTAAACATCCTGTGATTTACCAAAGTGCTGCATGCAGACCTGGCCTGGGACAACATCTCTGTAGCCAGGTACAATGTCACCTCCACTTCGCTTGTCTATCCTGCAGTATCTGAAATGTTTCACATTACCGCACTACATTACaaaaagtttgtgtgtgtgtttatacatGGTGGTGGATACTGTTTGCTTTGATTAGACAacttttgtgtgttttcttttcAGCTAGGACTGCCTCTGTCAAGTCTTTGTATTGTGCCCTGTAACACCATGTTTGGCTCCTTGCACCAAATGGTAGGAATTTGTCTTTTTGTGAATACTAAATGGAATTATTTATCGGGTCTCgggttcaaaagtttgggcttGATAAGATTtttctaaatgtttttgaaagaaatctcaTCAAggatacatttatttgatcaaaactacaGTAAAATAATGGCTTTTTATATTAATCTTCAGTCACACGAgccttcataaatcattctaataggatgatttgatgctaaagaaacatttcttattatcacttGAATATAGTTctactgcttaatatttttgtaaatattacaaaatttcTTGTAAAAACAAGATGCATTTTATCAGCATTCTTTGatttaatagaaagttcaaacaacagcatttaaaatataaatcttttgtaactttaTAATTGCCTTTACTGTCACCTTATTGTCAAattatccttgctgaataaaaatatttattttaagaagAAATCTTACTGATTCGAAACTTTAGAACAATAGTGTACATTTAAGAACTAAACAAGGAATTTGCTTGGGTGCATATGCAAAACGTGCAGAAAAGTGCAGACATATAACACgctaaaaagaaagaaaaatggaATTAAAAAAGTCTTTGTTCAGAAATGTGCAAGTAATGATACAGTGttcataaaatgcataaaagatgagttaaaattatgtttttttttactaaaattgTCTTTGTACAGGATGTTGCATTGCTTGACAAGCTCATCAAAGATGATTGTGAATCAGGGAAAGTTCCACTGCTGTTGATAGCGAATGCTGGTCGGTTCGCTATAGGACATTATTTATTCAagcaatttagtttttttcatgCATATTTTGATAGTTCTGCTGGCgatcattaaaatgcatttcatcTTTCAGGAACTCCAGGTGCAGGTCACACAGACAAACTCAGTCGCCTAAAAGAGCTCTGTGTTCAGTACAACATGTGGCTCCATGTGGAGGGGTTAGTATCAGCTGGTTCTGTTTTTGTTGTACCtgatttgtaaaataaatacacatttaaatgGATCGAATATCAAtttattgatgtcattaatatttatttgtctTTAAATTGCCGTTTTGTGGCGTTCTTTCAGGGTTAATTTGGCAACGCTTACTCTTGGTCAGATCTCCTCCACTGTCACGgtatgtttttctttcttttttaagcaTTCAAATGCCGGTTTTTGTTTCCTGTTGTCAAGGATGTGCTCTTATTTTGTCCCTCTCGTTATCAAGGCGGCCACCAAGTGTGATAGTATGACTTTGACTCCAGGCCCGTGGTTGGGCCTGCCGGCTGTGCCTGCTGTCACTCTTTACAGACATGAGGACCCGGCCCTGGTAAGTTGGActgtttaaagggataattcacccaaaaattaaatttgaggtttatctgcttaccccgtGGGCATCCAAGTTGTAGGTGTGTTTGCtttttcagtagaacacaaatgaagatttttaactccaaccattgctcgtataatgcatgtcaatggggtgtatttctatgaaagtaaaatacacagacatacgaatccatattaaaccctgtggctcatggcgacacattgatgccTTAAGaaacgaaacgatcggtttctgtgagaaactgaacagtatttgttactttttaccttttttcacctatatcagacgaatctcatctagtattccccagCGCCATTACTTCTGTCAAAGaatgtaaaatttaaataatttatatatatatatatatatatatatatatatatatatatatatatatatatatatatatatatatatatatatatacccataTATATACCCATATATATACCCATATATGTCTTAACTTATATAtgtgtagatagatagatagatagatagatagatagatagatagatagatagatagatagatagatagatagatagatagatagatagatagatagatagatagatagattgattgattgattgattgattgattgattttcatttttggggtgtCCCTTTTAATATTAAGTATGAATCATCATTATACAGCAAATCATATGGAAATGTAATCCAGAGTTGTGATCATACAGTGTGCAAATACCTCATGCTGTTTGTCCCTCTTGTCGGTTGGGGGCAGTCTCTCGCAGCAGGTCTGACCTCCAGCCAACCGGTGGAGAAGCTTCGGGCTTTGCCTCTCTGGCTGTCCCTTCAGTACCTTGGGCATGATGGGATTGTTGAGAGGATTAAGCATGCCTCACAGCTAGTGAGTACCCTGCCAACTTCATTTAGATAATCTCATGCACTGTAGTGGCCGTAAAGTACTTTAAACACTACTCTGTTATTCTTCTCTGAGTTATTCTGACCTTGTTGGGAATTGTTCTGTTTCCCTCTAGAGTCAACAGCTTTTGGAGCATTTGAAGACACTGGCTTCAATAAAAACCTCGGTAGGTGAACTTGTCTTGAACCATTCAGCTGCATGTCAGTACAGACTATTTTAGAGTTGCACCACAGTCCTCACAAATAAGTATGTGAATTTAAAAGTTTTTGAAGAGTCTGTGTATCAGTATTTCCTCTGTCCTCATTTGGTGTTGCTCCATCTATTTAATGATAGTTCTGTCTTTATTGGccccatgttgttccaaacccatatgaaTTTTTCTTTCATGGAACAAACACTAAATTTAATGTAATGTTTCGTGGAATCACTCAATTCACAGTTTTAGTACTAAAAGTATCGTAAAATTAGTCCAAATGATTTGTCACCTATATTCTGACACTATTCACTCAACAGCTTTCCTCAAATGGCATCACAGAAAATGTTTGCtgaataatgacttatataatGGTCTGTTGTCACACAAATCTATTGTATGGCAGTGtttttattgttaactaaacgtaaaacaatttaaaaaaattaatgaattgaaaGAAAGCTATAGATATAAGAAGAAACACATgctaattttaaatgttaataaatgctgtaattgtatttaaataacTTGTTGTATGGCTTCCAAAAGCATTAAATAATAGCATGTGTCGGCTACTTTTAAGATACTTTTATTGCGCTTTTTTCATCTTGGAGTTTGACATACCCAGTACCCATTCACTTCCATTATATGGGAAAGAGCATTCACAATATGCTTTTAAAATTCACCCATTGGTGTTCcatggaagaaagaaagtcGAACAGGTTGGGAATGACTTGAACTTTTCATTTGCTAGTGAACTATTCCTTAATAATGTTGATGACATCATCCGCACTGGCAGACATTTCTGACATTTAAAACCATACTATATCATACCGCTGAACATGAATATATCAGCTACGTTTGATAGATATTATTTACACTTTTTATTTGCAGCTTTTAAAAAGGTTGTTTCTGTTAGATTAGTGGCCCACTTATTCCTTTCAGTCAGAGAATCTAGGCTAAAATCTTTAAAGCAAACACCTCTGTTCTGTGTCACCACCATTAGGATATCCTTGACAGTGAGGTGTCTCTCCTCGAGGCTTTGCGCATGGTAAAGAGCAGAGTGTTTGTCATATGTATGTGGCGGTGTGGTTTGTGACCGTCAGCAATGTGTGCAGCTCTTATACTGTATACATAGTGTGTTAGTGAGCGTGGGTACCTTGGTTTCAGGATGTGGTGTCTCATTCCCGGGTCCCTCCCATCTCCGGGGGCTCGCTGCGGGACGTGCTGGGCTCTCTTATACTCTCTATTGTAGGTGGGACCAACCCTCTGCCTGCTTGATCCCACTCCCACTCCTCCTCCCTTTCACTCGCGCTGTTTCTCCACTGTTCCCTCCCTCACCATGTCCACCCATAAGTGCTGGTGCTCAGTTTAAAGGCTTTTACTCATGTAAAGGCCTGCCAGTGCTACAGGCATGTGCACACAACATTTAGAAAAAGTCACTTCACAGAGCCTAAACGCTGGACCTCGCTTTAGAGCAAAGATGAGCCATCATGGGAAATAAGCAGAATTCTTTAAAATGGCCTTTGTGAGAGATTGAGCAAAATTAAACAGTGATGTTCCAGTGTATAATACTAACACTCGTCCTATGAAAGTTTGTTCGTTCAGAATAGTTATTCATAGGTTAGATATACGACTGTATAGCTATAACAGGAACCAGAGTACAACATATATTTAATGTTGTTAAGAGGCTAAATAAGGTCTTTTGTTCATAAAACAAATCTTACATTTGTTTAAAGTGCTTAAGGCAGAAAGTAGTCACTTTTGATGATATTTAAGATTTTactttcttaatttatgtctgTGGTGGTTAGAGTTTGGTTAAAGAAAATGGCCAGTAGTCATGAATGAAGcatcatttattaattataataattggCATTTTATATGCTTTTCATAGTTATAACAAAGGTTCCAGCTTCACATAGACAACCCAGCAGCACTAATGCATGACTTTAGGTCATGTGCCACATTGTCCAGATTGGCCTGTTAAACCTGTAGCTACCAAACAAAAAGCCTCTCCATGACATTGCATCACAACATTTAAATACTAAACCAATTTTCACAATAACATTGTGCTTACAGCATGACATTAAGGCCTCCTGTAAAAAATGTGTCACAGGTGTTTTGAGACCCCGTCCCCACCCTCTTTATCTCTCTGATGTTTGTAGGTGGAGGATGAACTTAATTCTCCAGTGGTGGTGTTCAGGTTTTCGCAAGACAACAGTTCTCGTAAGTTTCCTTTCCTTGGTTGTGTGGATATGGTTCAGTGAGTGTGttggttgtttgtgtgtgtgacactgTTAAATACTGTTACTATGGGGGTTAGGGCTAGGTTTAGCGTTAGCTGCATGTAGTTATGCATAAATAGTATAGTTATCACggtagtaactacatgtaatgTATGTAACAGACCTTAAAATAAGAATCTTTATTGTCACTGAATGCACACAGTAgtacacaacaacaaaataatgcAGTGTTACCCTTTTAATCAgcaattataaattaaattcaaaattaaagtgacagtaaaaacatttataatgttacaaaagatttatcgttttaaataaatgctgtcctttCTATCAAATAATTCTGGAAAAAATaccatggtttccacaaaaatgtcaAGCAGCACGGctgttttcaatattgataataataagaaatgttttttgatcagcaaatcattataataatttctgaaggatgtgaaactgaagacaagtagcctggttaaaactagaccattctcagtagtaactgagttatggtctggcaaagcttcatagacaaataaTTTGCCACCGACGGACAATGACGTATGCAGAGCAatggagaaacatctgagagcaactctctgtttgtgatttcgaggaagatgttgcaatggcttctgacgacttttgccgtcgttgtaaaataaatatgataatagctggtgtccacATTTCAGGCCGAATGAAACATCTCAGATTGACCgtcgaacagaaaacatcaagctctgaTCGCATTTGCCCCATTGTAAGGCATTTGAATTGCGATTAGAACGCGatttgaaatattttgaaaatgaaataatattgattagtctttggaaaattgtgtctcacaaactttattcaaattcagtcatttcagatgtgttagtAACTATGCTCAAGTTTTCAAACTTGAGCATAGTTACACTAGTtaattatttacaatttttacatgATTACTAGTCTGAGGAAATAAGCAGAGAAAAGCCCAATACAGAGCTGCTGTGTGGTGTTAAGTGAGACATCAAAGTAGCCAGTGTAACGTTAATCCGCATCTGGTAGCCGAGTGTTGTTTTATGTTGTTCTAAAGAAAAGTTTTAATTGCTTAAAACAGACGCGATAGCTGATTCAAACAAGTGATATTCCACTGCGGTGTCCAGTtaatgtacaaaatctgcttcACCATCGCTGCGCTGTCATCATAATGTAAAGCCCGCCccaacgtttctgattggtACCAAGATTTCGACGGATTCTAAATGGGTTTGTATGGGCTCTTTaccagactacttgcagagcaaatctaaatttgccagAAGTTTTTTTGGTTTTCCCAGGCTAGAAGACAagggtaatgatgctgaaaattcagctttgacatttgacattgatatttttaatcaaataaacagTGAACATCATCTGAATAGTGGTGTaggtatatactgtatatctcTTACAGCCAAAAACTGTCATTTTCAGCCTCGAGTGGCGGCTCAGTGGAAGGATATTTTGCAGGAGAGAGAGATATCATTGATGCCCTTAACAGATGGGTAAATTTTTCTCTCACTAACAATATATTATAGGAAATAAGTAAGCTGTGAGCATGTATAATAGAATGCAGTGCAACCTATATATACTGTAGATGATTTTCTCACAAACTAATGATCTGACTTCTTCATCTGACAGTTGGGTGAGCAGTTGGCGCAGCAGGTTCCCCTCAGTGGCGTAGATGTGGTTGAGCTGGAGGATGAAGGCACATGTGTTCGTTTCAGCCCCCTCATGACTGCTGCAGGTAAGGAATTTGGCACATAATTAACAATCTGGACTGCGATGCTAACGCAATGTTCAGACCCAAGCCATGCTGACTAAAGAACTGGAGACAAACTGGGCcggaacttttttttataatgatgTGGGTTAAACTAAGAAGACTAGGCCTATATTGCTTGcaataaacataattttcaGAATACTTGTCTATGTTTGAATGGCCATGAAAACAGTGTATTATTCTGAGCATGGCAAGTGAAAGCTGTTTCCTTTGCCCAAAAGTTCTCACAAATTTTCACAGTAATTAATTTTGCAGTAATGAGACTGAATTTATGTTACCATGTTCATGCTAACAATGGTattggtatgtgtgtgtgtgtagctcttgGCACTCAGGAGAATGATGTGGCTGCACTAGTGGAGAAGCTGGGAGAGATGATTCCAGTCCTGAGCTGCACCCTGCGCTTCAGACAGGACTTTAAGGATGAGGTGCTACAGCAAGCTTTACTCTCATACGTTGAGGACCTGAGCTGGCCTGGTCTTGGAGTTGTGAGGTAAGATTCTGGAGTCAAACCTGAATCAATTTACAGGACATTTTGAGTTTTGCGTTTTCTGGGAATTGAAAGTATGACCTTCGATTGGGTTCCTCAGCTGAGTTACAAGAACAAGCTACAGGATACATTGACCCTAATATAAGATATTCCCTCATTGCGAAGAAGAAGGAAATTTTCTTTATTGCACATTTCCACAGTGCctattttgtttatgtttttctCATCAGGTATGAGCCCAGAAACACAGACCTTGATGAAGATAAGAGACAACAAATGGTGGAGAAGATCAACAGTGAATTGCTTAAGAAACTTATGGAGCTTGATACAGACCTGGAGTTCTCTGGTGGTAAATTAGAGCCATGATTGACTGTTGTAGCATTGCTTTTCAACTCACATGAATGATTATTAACCTTCTGTCTTGTGTCCAGGTCCTGAGTTTGGTGAAGAAACGAATTGCATATTTATTGGAATGGCAACAGAAGACCTGGATGTGGCAGAGTTAGTGGAAACTATAGGATCTGTCGGAAGAGAAATTGAGGAAAGTGGAAAGGTATGCATTATTTTTTGGATGGGTGTTTAATCATTTGCTTAGACACTGaaaagaatataaataattaaaaataatgcatCTGTTCGTGCCTAGTTGTTTGAGAACATGACTGAGGTCGTGAGAAGAGGCATTCAGGAAGCTGAGCTGCAGCTTCAGAAAGCAAATGAAGAGAAACTTATGGAGgaggtgagtgtatatgtgtAAATGGACAGTGGAGTCCAAAAAAACAACCTTTAAACCTGAAAATAAACTAATTTCAGGATTCTGAACCTAATAAATTTTATGGCAAGGCTGTGCATTTATAGAACACATAAGTAAATATGGCCCTGTTACAGTTTACAACGGGTATTAAGATGCAGTTTGGTAGATTGGATCACAATTAGAAGAGGCAGACACATTCCCATATTCACCTGGTGTTAATCCATGTCTTTTGTTCagtttcaaccacttctgtcctggtTTCTTTGAGGATTAGGGTCTATGGGAAGGTAAATGTATgggctttttcagatcttttgaTCTAATGGGTAAAGCGCGTTTAAATGTACATAAATGAAGATATGGTGGGAAAACACACACGCAAATGCGTGGTAGAAATGGTAAGAGAACATTGTGCTCGGTacgtttttcatcttcaaaccaaactttggTCTTCGGTTTAAATCCCGCTGCCTAGTGgacttcccataatgtttaggCATTAGGTCAGGAGGCGGAGAGTAGGCAGTCATTTGTGGCTGTTTTAAATGCATTTGACCACACGAGTGTCTACACACTATGAAAGCAATCCGGTTGAATGTGCTTTCTAACTCCGAAAGTTGGCtaaaatgtgaataattattGTATGCTAACACATTTATTCCTTTTCTGATTGAATAGACATTAAATCATTCCAAAAGAGATTATGTTGATGATGATTTTTctccatttattttttaagggtGTTCTTCGACAAATTCCTCTAGTGGGCTCTGTGCTTAACTGGTTCTCCCCGGTTCAGGCCTCTGTAAAAGGAAGAACATTTAACCTAGCTGAAggtatataaatgtaaaaaaaattctgatgaaACTGTCAAGAGAACTTTTTCCGGGTTTGTatagtatctattttttttaccataggTTGTCTAGACAGCACTGAGCCTGTTTATTCCATAAAAGCCCAGATGAATAAAGATGCTTCCCCTGATTCCCCCAAGCTCAGCACCAAACGGTTTCCAGGTAACATCTTGATCTAAGATCTGTGTGACCCTAATTACTTGAGGTCTACAAAATAACATTTGATCTTTTATTGATGTTCACAGAACTCTCAGGTTAATCATACCATGTGATTCACAGGCCAAAAACTCTTCCGGCGGCATGGAGCAGGCTCAGACTCTATCAGTGATACCAGCTCTGTCAGCCATCTCGAGGAATCGCCACATGTGCAGGCCATGGATGTGGAGGAGGCAGAGGTCCCCCAGGAGCGTCCTGCGCACATACCGGAGGATACAGCTTCATCAGACCAGCGTGTGCCAGAGGGACAAGAGGCAGAGAGTGTAGACACCCTTAGATAAGACCACTCCTAAATGGTTGCTCATGAGGTTTGCTCTTTATAACCGAGGAATAGGCGTCCATGACCTTGATGTCTTTGAGCAAACCACTTTAGAAGTTAAGAAAAGAAGCagctttaaatgcaaataacaAAACACTGGAATTTCATGAAAATAATGTCTGAATATGTGTAAGTCTTACATCGCTTTCATCACATTCTTAGTTATTAaataatcaattacacatttattttaaaatttggTTATTCATATATTATAGGGTCTTTTCACAATTCTTTTATGTGCACTGCCAGCATATCCTACCATTATGGGTGACAGTACATGATTTTAAATGCTTACCTTAGTCATCTACAGGCCTG encodes:
- the pdxdc1 gene encoding pyridoxal-dependent decarboxylase domain-containing protein 1, with protein sequence MDKPPVKMMDPTLAEMGNHLSDAMAILESGKLESEQVKERRKLSWKDIPGPLQGDGQDVVSILQLVQNLMHGDDDQQGHRMQYVGEQGHMALLGHSLAAYISVLERERLRKLTTRILSDTTLWLCRLFKYENGSAYYHEDDREGLLKVCRLVINTHYEEYASEGFTVLSSKHPVIYQSAACRPGLGQHLCSQLGLPLSSLCIVPCNTMFGSLHQMDVALLDKLIKDDCESGKVPLLLIANAGTPGAGHTDKLSRLKELCVQYNMWLHVEGVNLATLTLGQISSTVTAATKCDSMTLTPGPWLGLPAVPAVTLYRHEDPALSLAAGLTSSQPVEKLRALPLWLSLQYLGHDGIVERIKHASQLSQQLLEHLKTLASIKTSVEDELNSPVVVFRFSQDNSSPSSGGSVEGYFAGERDIIDALNRWLGEQLAQQVPLSGVDVVELEDEGTCVRFSPLMTAAALGTQENDVAALVEKLGEMIPVLSCTLRFRQDFKDEVLQQALLSYVEDLSWPGLGVVRYEPRNTDLDEDKRQQMVEKINSELLKKLMELDTDLEFSGGPEFGEETNCIFIGMATEDLDVAELVETIGSVGREIEESGKLFENMTEVVRRGIQEAELQLQKANEEKLMEEGVLRQIPLVGSVLNWFSPVQASVKGRTFNLAEGCLDSTEPVYSIKAQMNKDASPDSPKLSTKRFPGQKLFRRHGAGSDSISDTSSVSHLEESPHVQAMDVEEAEVPQERPAHIPEDTASSDQRVPEGQEAESVDTLR